In Deltaproteobacteria bacterium, the following proteins share a genomic window:
- a CDS encoding cysteine desulfurase has product MTLNIQKIRKDFPILSQIIRGKPLVYLDNAATTQKPQVVLDRLTQYYEKENANIHRGVHFLSERATEEYEKARRFIQKFLNAKFPHEIIFTRGTTEGINLIASSFGKKFIREGDEILISALEHHSNIVPWQILCEEKGAKLKVIPINLQGEIIFEEFEKLLTHKVKLLSLLYISNALGTVNPVKKMIKKAHEKNIPVLIDGAQSTAHLKVDVQALDCDFYAFSGHKTFGPTGIGVLYGKEKWLEEIPPYQGGGDMIASVSFEKTTYNVLPYKFEAGTPNIAGAIALQPALEYLENLGLDQIANHEAGLLSYAIQEVSKIDQLRFIGQAKEKASVLSFIFEDIHPHDIGTVLDSEGIAIRTGHHCAMPVMTFFKVPATARASFAFYNTRKEVDILVKGLEKVRKVFS; this is encoded by the coding sequence ATGACTCTTAACATTCAAAAAATCCGAAAAGACTTCCCTATTCTTTCCCAAATCATTCGTGGCAAACCCTTGGTGTATCTGGACAATGCCGCGACTACTCAAAAACCCCAAGTGGTTTTGGATCGCCTCACTCAATACTATGAAAAAGAAAATGCCAACATCCACCGCGGGGTACATTTTTTAAGTGAACGCGCCACCGAGGAATATGAAAAAGCCCGGCGTTTCATCCAGAAATTTTTAAACGCAAAATTTCCTCATGAAATTATTTTCACCCGAGGCACCACAGAAGGAATCAATTTAATCGCTTCGAGTTTTGGAAAAAAATTTATCCGTGAGGGGGATGAAATCCTCATCTCGGCCCTGGAGCATCATTCCAACATCGTCCCCTGGCAAATACTTTGTGAAGAAAAAGGCGCGAAGCTGAAAGTAATCCCCATCAACCTGCAGGGCGAAATTATTTTTGAGGAATTCGAAAAATTACTCACTCACAAAGTGAAGCTGCTTTCGCTGCTTTATATCTCCAATGCCTTGGGGACTGTAAACCCCGTCAAAAAAATGATTAAAAAGGCCCATGAAAAAAACATCCCCGTATTAATAGACGGTGCGCAGTCTACAGCGCATTTGAAAGTGGATGTTCAGGCCTTGGATTGCGATTTCTACGCGTTTTCGGGTCATAAAACCTTTGGCCCCACTGGAATTGGGGTGCTCTACGGAAAAGAAAAATGGCTGGAAGAAATCCCTCCTTATCAAGGCGGAGGGGATATGATTGCCTCGGTGAGTTTTGAAAAAACCACTTACAATGTTCTTCCCTATAAATTTGAGGCAGGCACCCCCAATATTGCCGGAGCAATTGCCCTGCAACCTGCCTTGGAATATCTTGAGAATTTGGGTTTGGACCAGATTGCCAATCATGAGGCAGGGCTTTTATCTTATGCCATTCAGGAAGTTTCAAAAATTGACCAATTGAGATTCATAGGACAGGCCAAAGAAAAAGCGAGCGTCCTGTCTTTTATTTTTGAGGACATACACCCTCACGATATAGGCACCGTGCTGGATAGCGAAGGAATTGCCATTCGCACCGGTCATCATTGCGCCATGCCCGTGATGACTTTCTTTAAAGTGCCGGCCACAGCCAGGGCCTCTTTTGCGTTCTACAACACGCGCAAAGAAGTGGATATCCTGGTGAAGGGTTTGGAAAAAGTTAGGAAAGTTTTTAGTTAA
- a CDS encoding SUF system NifU family Fe-S cluster assembly protein — protein MELRDLYQEVILDHNKHPRNFNKAIPANLKAEGFNPLCGDHITVLLQIKNNKICDISFEGSGCAISKASSSMMTEALIGKSKEEALKLFESFHAMLMSNSAETLPENLGKLAVFSGVWEFPARVKCASLAWHAVKSALEGKGECVTTEEADMREGA, from the coding sequence ATGGAACTCCGAGATCTCTATCAGGAAGTGATTTTAGATCACAACAAGCATCCTCGTAATTTTAATAAGGCCATCCCCGCCAATTTAAAAGCGGAAGGCTTTAATCCTTTGTGTGGAGACCACATCACGGTACTGCTGCAAATAAAAAACAACAAAATTTGCGACATCAGTTTTGAAGGATCGGGCTGCGCCATTTCCAAGGCCTCCAGCTCCATGATGACTGAAGCACTAATCGGAAAAAGCAAGGAAGAAGCCCTCAAACTCTTTGAGTCCTTCCATGCCATGCTGATGAGCAATTCGGCAGAAACTCTCCCCGAAAATCTGGGGAAACTTGCAGTTTTTTCCGGGGTGTGGGAGTTTCCGGCCCGCGTGAAATGTGCTTCTCTCGCCTGGCATGCCGTGAAATCGGCCCTTGAAGGAAAAGGCGAATGCGTGACCACTGAAGAAGCCGATATGAGAGAAGGAGCTTAA
- a CDS encoding DUF59 domain-containing protein — MQISSEQIQKIEEHVLDTLKTCYDPEIPVNIYDLGLIYEHGVRDDATVYVKMTLTSPSCPVAETLPPEIEMKLRGIPGVIDVNVEVIWDPPWTPEKMSEAAKLELNMM, encoded by the coding sequence ATGCAAATATCTTCAGAACAAATTCAAAAAATCGAAGAACATGTCCTCGACACCTTGAAGACCTGTTACGACCCGGAAATTCCGGTCAATATTTATGATCTGGGACTCATCTACGAACATGGGGTAAGAGACGACGCGACAGTGTATGTAAAAATGACCCTCACTTCTCCCTCTTGTCCGGTGGCTGAAACCCTGCCTCCGGAAATAGAAATGAAACTTCGTGGAATCCCCGGAGTAATAGACGTCAATGTAGAAGTGATTTGGGATCCTCCCTGGACCCCTGAAAAAATGTCGGAGGCCGCAAAACTGGAATTGAATATGATGTAG
- a CDS encoding BrnT family toxin: MDAEFEWDWEKYILNLKKHGISLEEAETVFDDPLSLVVHDESHSEEEDRYLIIGESCKGKLLVISHVYRRDKIRIINARFASLKEKKNYEKK, from the coding sequence ATGGATGCAGAGTTTGAATGGGATTGGGAAAAATATATCCTTAATTTAAAAAAACATGGAATTAGTTTAGAAGAAGCAGAAACAGTATTTGATGATCCACTTTCTCTTGTTGTTCATGACGAATCTCATTCAGAGGAAGAAGATCGATATTTAATAATTGGAGAATCTTGCAAAGGGAAATTATTAGTTATAAGTCATGTCTACAGGAGGGATAAAATTCGTATTATTAATGCAAGATTTGCATCTTTGAAGGAGAAAAAAAATTATGAAAAAAAATAA
- the apbC gene encoding iron-sulfur cluster carrier protein ApbC, with product MNTELILNALKNVKDPEIGKDLVTLDMIKDIKITGSKVSLRAVLTTPACPLKKKIEDDIRQAVLAVPGVSEVEILMDAQVKKSATLSSSERLAGVKNIIAVASGKGGVGKSTVAVNLAIALSLSGARVGVLDTDIYGPSIPTLFGLKDKKPAVDQEKQKIIPLEKYGLKIMSIGFMMRENDAVMWRGPMIHKMLQQFLDDVLWGELDYLVLDLPPGTGDAQLSLSQLIPISGAVIVTTPQDVALADVVRGIAMFQQVHVPVLGVIENMSFFECPNCHHHSEIFSKGGGKKKAEEMKVNFLGELPLDIPTREGSDSGEPITMKSTHYTQSIRFKEIAQKIAGQLSVIQSTEPIKISL from the coding sequence ATGAATACAGAACTCATCCTCAACGCCCTCAAAAACGTAAAAGACCCTGAAATTGGCAAAGACTTAGTCACGCTCGACATGATTAAGGATATAAAAATCACAGGCAGTAAAGTCAGTCTGCGCGCTGTTTTGACGACACCTGCCTGCCCTTTGAAAAAGAAAATTGAAGACGATATTCGTCAAGCCGTACTGGCAGTCCCTGGAGTATCCGAAGTGGAAATACTCATGGATGCGCAGGTGAAGAAATCCGCGACGCTGAGTTCTTCCGAAAGATTGGCGGGAGTAAAGAATATCATCGCCGTGGCCAGCGGAAAAGGTGGCGTGGGAAAATCAACGGTGGCGGTCAATCTTGCCATTGCCCTTTCTCTGAGTGGTGCAAGGGTGGGCGTGCTCGATACCGATATTTATGGCCCCAGCATCCCTACCCTTTTTGGATTAAAAGATAAAAAGCCTGCGGTGGATCAGGAAAAACAAAAGATTATCCCTCTGGAAAAATATGGCCTCAAGATTATGTCGATTGGTTTTATGATGCGCGAAAACGATGCCGTGATGTGGCGTGGGCCCATGATCCATAAAATGCTGCAACAGTTTTTGGATGATGTGCTTTGGGGTGAACTCGATTATCTGGTTTTGGATTTGCCTCCGGGAACCGGAGATGCCCAACTTTCGCTTTCTCAACTCATTCCCATTTCCGGGGCAGTCATTGTGACTACGCCGCAGGATGTGGCCTTAGCCGATGTGGTGAGAGGCATCGCGATGTTTCAACAAGTGCATGTCCCTGTATTGGGCGTCATTGAAAACATGAGTTTCTTCGAATGTCCCAACTGTCATCATCACAGCGAAATTTTTTCAAAAGGCGGCGGAAAAAAGAAGGCCGAAGAAATGAAGGTTAATTTTTTGGGAGAACTCCCTCTGGATATCCCTACCCGCGAAGGATCAGACAGCGGTGAACCGATTACGATGAAATCAACCCACTATACTCAATCCATTAGATTTAAGGAAATAGCGCAAAAAATAGCAGGGCAACTTTCAGTGATTCAGAGTACAGAACCAATAAAAATTTCATTGTAG
- a CDS encoding TlpA family protein disulfide reductase — translation MKVRIFLQILLLSVLGAGLWWLFQQGPQGSSSAIQEGKTAPDFDLKDHEGHAVQLSQFRPKVVLLNFWATTCPPCVSEMASLEKLYQSFPRDEFEILGVSMDEEGWTPIEEFKKLHLVSFKIVLDAEFKVADLYSVDHIPQTYLIDQKGTVVEETLGAQDWSEAAVIQKIKNLIQKR, via the coding sequence ATGAAAGTTAGAATATTTTTACAGATACTTCTGCTAAGTGTGTTAGGCGCTGGACTCTGGTGGCTATTTCAGCAGGGGCCCCAGGGGAGTTCTTCTGCTATTCAAGAGGGGAAAACGGCTCCGGATTTCGACTTAAAAGATCATGAGGGGCATGCCGTACAGCTGTCCCAATTTAGACCAAAAGTAGTTCTCTTGAATTTTTGGGCAACGACTTGCCCTCCTTGTGTGAGTGAAATGGCTAGTTTGGAAAAACTTTATCAAAGTTTTCCTCGAGATGAGTTTGAAATATTAGGTGTGAGCATGGATGAAGAGGGATGGACGCCCATTGAGGAATTCAAAAAATTGCATCTGGTCTCTTTTAAGATCGTCCTGGACGCAGAATTCAAAGTTGCCGATTTATACAGCGTTGATCACATTCCACAAACTTATTTGATTGACCAAAAAGGGACAGTTGTTGAAGAAACCCTTGGAGCCCAAGACTGGTCTGAAGCGGCAGTAATCCAGAAAATTAAAAATCTGATTCAGAAAAGGTAA
- the rplQ gene encoding 50S ribosomal protein L17, giving the protein MRHRVAKKRFSRSTSHRIAMMRNMVTSLIEHERIETTVIKAKELRKLAEKMISLGKEGSLNARRRAVAIVRTKAAVAKLFSDLAERFKDRKGGYTRVLKLGFRLGDAAPMALIEYVDYDPSEKINAELNKSADKEAEKKKPAAKKKVVAAEETKEKKVKKVAKPKKEAAEKKVKKVTKKTSEKKIKKEEK; this is encoded by the coding sequence ATGAGACATCGCGTAGCAAAAAAAAGATTTTCGCGTTCCACTTCGCACCGAATTGCCATGATGAGAAATATGGTCACCTCACTGATTGAGCATGAGAGGATTGAAACCACTGTTATCAAGGCGAAGGAATTGCGTAAGCTCGCCGAAAAGATGATTAGTCTGGGGAAAGAGGGCAGTCTCAATGCCAGACGTCGTGCGGTCGCTATTGTTCGCACTAAAGCAGCGGTAGCCAAGCTTTTCTCAGATCTTGCGGAAAGGTTTAAAGACCGTAAAGGCGGCTATACTCGGGTGCTTAAATTGGGCTTTCGCTTGGGCGATGCGGCTCCCATGGCACTCATTGAATATGTAGATTACGACCCTTCCGAAAAAATAAATGCCGAGCTGAACAAGTCAGCAGATAAAGAGGCCGAGAAGAAAAAGCCCGCTGCTAAAAAAAAGGTGGTGGCTGCTGAGGAGACAAAAGAAAAAAAAGTAAAAAAGGTTGCGAAGCCCAAGAAGGAAGCGGCGGAGAAAAAGGTGAAAAAAGTAACGAAAAAAACTAGCGAGAAGAAAATAAAAAAAGAAGAAAAGTAG
- a CDS encoding DNA-directed RNA polymerase subunit alpha translates to MDTLVAKNWRGLIKPKKLDVERDGEGNNFGKFVVKPLERGFGLTLGNALRRVLLSSIQGAAVTNIKIEGVQHEFSSVPGVTEDVTDIILNLKQLRLRLSGVEREVVRIDAVGPKEVKASDIVASANIEVLNPDLHIATLSADAKLNMELVVRLGKGYSPADRNKSEKDPIGMIPIDAIFTPITKVNYTIANARVGQDTDYDRLTLEVWTDGSVTPEDSVSYSAKILKDQLSMFVNFEEEDEPVEEIISDGPRINENLNKRVEELELSVRSANCLQNANIRHIGELVQKTESEMLKTKNFGRKSLNEIKEILSEMNLSLGMKLDSWVYPAEDETKKEEL, encoded by the coding sequence ATGGATACTCTAGTGGCTAAAAATTGGAGAGGTTTGATTAAGCCTAAAAAGCTGGATGTCGAAAGAGATGGCGAGGGAAATAACTTCGGTAAGTTTGTTGTTAAACCTTTAGAGAGGGGTTTTGGTCTTACGCTGGGGAATGCCCTAAGAAGGGTATTGTTGTCTTCCATTCAAGGTGCCGCAGTCACAAATATTAAAATTGAGGGTGTGCAGCATGAGTTTTCGTCCGTTCCTGGAGTTACAGAGGATGTCACGGATATTATTTTAAACCTCAAGCAGCTCCGCTTAAGGTTGAGTGGTGTCGAACGTGAAGTAGTGCGCATTGATGCGGTGGGCCCTAAAGAAGTGAAGGCCTCCGATATCGTTGCTTCGGCTAATATTGAAGTGCTGAATCCGGATTTACATATTGCTACTTTATCCGCCGATGCAAAGCTCAATATGGAATTAGTGGTGCGTTTGGGAAAAGGATATTCCCCTGCAGATCGTAACAAAAGCGAAAAAGATCCTATCGGAATGATTCCCATCGATGCAATTTTTACTCCTATTACCAAGGTGAATTATACGATAGCCAATGCACGCGTAGGGCAAGATACTGACTACGATAGGCTCACTTTGGAAGTGTGGACTGATGGTTCGGTTACCCCGGAAGACTCTGTTTCTTATTCGGCGAAGATCTTAAAAGATCAACTCAGTATGTTTGTGAACTTCGAAGAAGAAGATGAGCCCGTGGAAGAAATTATTTCGGATGGCCCCCGTATCAACGAAAATCTGAACAAGCGGGTAGAGGAGTTGGAACTTTCCGTGAGGTCTGCCAATTGTCTTCAAAATGCCAATATCAGACACATTGGAGAGTTGGTTCAAAAGACTGAATCCGAAATGTTGAAAACTAAAAATTTTGGTCGTAAGTCGCTCAATGAGATTAAGGAAATTTTGTCAGAAATGAATCTTTCTTTGGGTATGAAGCTCGATTCATGGGTTTACCCTGCGGAAGATGAAACCAAAAAGGAAGAGCTGTAA
- the rpsD gene encoding 30S ribosomal protein S4, protein MARYTDSVCKLCRREGMKLFLKGDRCYTEKCAIDRRAYPPGQHGQGRTKKSEYGTQLREKQKVKRIYGILERPFRLAFQRADRKKGVTGENLLLDLESRLDNMVYRFGFANSRAEARHLVRHGHFTVNTKKVNIPSYICRPSDLVEVKENSRKVARIVQAIESVDRRGIPSWLELDKQNFKGVVKTLPQRSDLTLPIQEQLIVELYSK, encoded by the coding sequence ATGGCTAGGTATACAGATTCAGTTTGTAAGCTTTGTCGTCGGGAAGGCATGAAGTTGTTTTTGAAAGGCGATCGTTGTTATACTGAAAAGTGTGCGATAGATCGTCGTGCTTATCCGCCCGGACAGCATGGGCAAGGGCGTACCAAGAAGTCCGAGTATGGGACTCAGCTTCGTGAAAAGCAAAAGGTGAAAAGAATTTATGGTATACTCGAGCGTCCTTTCCGACTTGCCTTTCAAAGAGCTGATCGCAAAAAAGGTGTGACGGGTGAGAATTTGTTACTCGATTTGGAATCGCGTCTGGATAACATGGTGTACCGATTTGGTTTTGCAAACTCGAGAGCGGAGGCCAGGCATCTGGTGAGGCATGGGCATTTTACGGTAAACACCAAAAAAGTGAATATTCCTTCTTACATCTGTCGTCCTAGCGATTTGGTGGAAGTGAAAGAAAATAGCCGTAAGGTGGCTCGTATCGTTCAGGCCATCGAATCGGTTGACCGTAGAGGAATTCCTTCCTGGTTGGAATTGGATAAGCAAAATTTTAAGGGTGTTGTAAAAACGCTTCCACAGCGTTCTGATCTTACTTTGCCTATTCAAGAGCAGCTCATCGTTGAATTATATTCTAAATAA
- the rpsK gene encoding 30S ribosomal protein S11, translating to MGSTKSTEVSAAPEEKKEAAAKAPKRKKNKKQLSVGLVHIQASFNNTIITVTDVSGNVVSWSSAGSKGFKGSRKSTPFAAQIASEDAVKKAMEHGLRTVTVYVNGPGGGRESALRAVAQAGLKVTMIRDVTPIPHNGCRPPKRRRV from the coding sequence ATGGGTTCTACAAAATCTACTGAAGTCAGTGCTGCCCCGGAAGAAAAAAAGGAAGCCGCAGCCAAAGCTCCAAAAAGAAAGAAAAATAAAAAACAATTGTCGGTTGGTCTTGTTCATATTCAAGCCAGTTTTAATAATACCATTATTACGGTGACGGATGTTTCGGGCAATGTTGTGTCTTGGTCCTCTGCGGGTTCAAAAGGTTTCAAGGGCTCTAGAAAGAGCACTCCTTTTGCGGCCCAGATTGCTTCTGAAGATGCAGTGAAAAAGGCTATGGAACATGGTCTAAGGACGGTGACCGTTTATGTCAATGGCCCAGGTGGTGGCAGAGAATCTGCGTTAAGGGCAGTGGCTCAGGCAGGTTTAAAGGTAACAATGATTCGGGATGTAACCCCTATTCCTCACAATGGTTGCAGACCCCCTAAGAGGAGAAGAGTGTAA
- the rpsM gene encoding 30S ribosomal protein S13, with product MPRIAGVDIPSKKRMEIALTYIFGVGRSRCKEILEATGIDPNLRAEKLTDADIAKIREYMDSNFKVEGDLRREVGLSIKRLQDLGAYRGTRHRKGLPVRGQRTKTNSRTRKGPRKTVAGRKKAPSGK from the coding sequence ATGCCACGTATAGCCGGTGTTGATATTCCTTCGAAGAAAAGAATGGAGATTGCTTTAACCTATATTTTTGGGGTAGGGCGGTCCCGTTGTAAAGAAATCTTAGAAGCAACAGGTATTGATCCAAACCTTCGTGCAGAGAAATTGACGGATGCCGATATCGCGAAGATTCGCGAATATATGGATTCCAATTTTAAAGTGGAAGGGGATTTGCGCCGTGAAGTCGGGTTGAGTATTAAACGGCTTCAAGATTTGGGCGCCTATCGTGGAACGAGGCACCGTAAGGGTCTTCCTGTAAGAGGTCAAAGGACGAAGACCAACTCAAGGACCCGAAAAGGTCCCCGCAAGACGGTAGCAGGTCGAAAGAAGGCTCCAAGCGGTAAATAA
- the rpmJ gene encoding 50S ribosomal protein L36 produces MKVRSSVKKICPKCKVIRRSGTVRVICENPRHKQKQG; encoded by the coding sequence ATGAAAGTCAGAAGCTCTGTCAAAAAAATATGTCCTAAATGTAAGGTGATTCGACGGTCAGGTACCGTTCGGGTTATTTGTGAAAATCCAAGACACAAACAGAAACAAGGGTAA
- the infA gene encoding translation initiation factor IF-1 yields MSKEDCIEVEGVVTEPLPNAMFRVQLENGHKILAHISGKMRMHFIKILPGDRVKVELSPYDLTRGRIIYRAK; encoded by the coding sequence GTGTCAAAAGAAGATTGTATTGAAGTTGAAGGAGTGGTAACAGAGCCGCTCCCAAATGCCATGTTTAGGGTGCAACTCGAAAATGGCCACAAGATATTGGCTCATATATCGGGGAAGATGCGGATGCATTTCATCAAGATTCTTCCTGGTGATCGAGTGAAAGTAGAGCTGTCTCCCTATGATCTAACGCGGGGAAGAATTATTTATCGTGCTAAATAA
- the map gene encoding type I methionyl aminopeptidase, translating into MVVIRSAAEIEKIKKASKVVAQVLLKIKEYVRPGVSTLELDQVAERCIREAGASPAFKGYMGYQATLCTSINHEVVHGIPSSKRILKEGDVIGVDCGAMIEGYYGDAAYTYAVGEVSERAARILKVGQESLFKGIEQMLPKKRLFDIGASIQTYVEAHGYSVVRDYVGHGIGTKLHEEPQVPNYGEAGTGFRLKAGMVFAIEPMINEGTHEVKTLEDGWTVITKDKGLSVHFEHTVVVTENGPEILSMF; encoded by the coding sequence ATGGTTGTTATTCGATCAGCGGCGGAGATTGAGAAGATTAAAAAGGCCTCCAAAGTAGTGGCCCAGGTTCTTTTAAAAATAAAGGAGTATGTTCGGCCCGGTGTCTCTACCTTAGAACTTGATCAGGTGGCTGAGCGGTGTATCCGTGAAGCAGGCGCGAGTCCAGCCTTCAAGGGCTACATGGGTTATCAGGCTACTTTGTGCACTTCCATAAATCATGAGGTTGTGCATGGAATTCCTTCTTCCAAACGTATTTTGAAGGAGGGAGATGTGATTGGAGTGGATTGCGGAGCTATGATCGAGGGTTATTATGGAGATGCCGCTTATACTTATGCAGTAGGAGAGGTATCCGAAAGAGCTGCCAGAATTTTGAAAGTTGGGCAGGAAAGCCTTTTTAAGGGCATTGAGCAAATGCTTCCTAAAAAAAGGTTGTTTGATATTGGAGCCTCTATACAGACTTATGTGGAAGCTCATGGTTATTCGGTTGTTCGAGATTATGTGGGGCATGGCATAGGGACAAAGTTGCATGAGGAACCTCAGGTGCCCAATTATGGCGAGGCAGGAACTGGGTTTCGTTTGAAGGCGGGGATGGTATTTGCCATCGAGCCCATGATCAATGAAGGGACGCATGAGGTTAAAACTTTAGAGGATGGTTGGACGGTCATTACAAAAGACAAAGGTTTATCGGTGCATTTTGAACATACCGTTGTCGTTACCGAAAATGGCCCCGAGATTTTAAGTATGTTTTAG
- a CDS encoding adenylate kinase: MNLIFFGPPGAGKGTQSQQVQQIYGIPQISTGDMLREARTAKSPLGLEAEKFMSEGKLVPDSVIVSLMDERLKQKDCNKGFILDGFPRTLEQASALKEMLKAQGKKIDCVVNIEVNEEELVARLTGRRQCEKCKKAYHVLYSPPKQEGVCDVCASKLFQRDDDQERTIRQRLKVYVDKTQPVINFYKQEKILESINGSGEVALILKKIEKILESRSQGHS; the protein is encoded by the coding sequence TTGAATCTGATTTTTTTTGGGCCTCCGGGTGCTGGTAAGGGGACCCAGTCACAACAAGTTCAGCAGATTTACGGTATTCCTCAAATTTCTACGGGGGACATGCTGAGAGAGGCAAGAACAGCAAAGAGCCCTTTGGGGCTGGAAGCTGAAAAGTTCATGTCTGAAGGTAAACTGGTTCCAGATTCGGTGATAGTGAGTTTGATGGACGAACGTTTGAAGCAGAAGGATTGTAATAAGGGTTTTATTTTAGATGGTTTCCCAAGGACCTTGGAACAGGCATCCGCCTTGAAGGAAATGTTGAAAGCCCAGGGTAAAAAAATAGATTGTGTGGTTAATATTGAAGTGAATGAAGAAGAATTGGTGGCTCGTCTGACTGGAAGAAGGCAGTGTGAAAAGTGCAAGAAGGCCTATCACGTATTGTATAGCCCTCCAAAGCAAGAGGGAGTTTGTGATGTCTGTGCTTCAAAACTTTTTCAGCGTGATGATGATCAGGAGCGCACCATCCGACAGCGATTAAAAGTTTATGTAGACAAAACTCAGCCAGTAATTAATTTTTATAAACAGGAAAAAATACTGGAATCTATCAATGGGAGTGGTGAAGTGGCCTTGATCTTAAAAAAGATTGAAAAGATTTTAGAAAGCAGATCACAAGGCCATTCTTAG
- the secY gene encoding preprotein translocase subunit SecY, translating to MSTSLGNITKIPELKKRILFTLMMLAVYRLGCFIPTPGIDPVALKKFLSQGTIFEIINLFSGGAFEKFSVFALSIMPYISASIIMQLLTVVIPSLEKLQKEGEQGRKKITQYTRYGTVVLALVQGFGFSYGLERQGVLLPGEGGILFCFTSMFTLAAGTSFVMWLGEQITERGIGNGISLVIFSGIVARIPSAFRDALKTQTGFTCLLLLGFIAVVIALIAFCERGQRRIPISFAKRVVGRKMFGGQTTHLPLKINTAGVIPPIFASSLILFPATIAQFFHVEFFQRIATSLTSGWLHTFLYVFLIIFFAFFYTAVAFNPVDVADNVRKNGGFIPGVRPGKPTSDFIDRVLTRITLGGAVYVAAICVLPELLMNHFGIPRTLASVFGGTSILIIVGVAMDTVAQMESHLLSHHYDGFLGQKAGKFKGRRG from the coding sequence GTGTCGACCAGTCTTGGAAATATTACAAAAATCCCGGAGTTAAAGAAGCGTATTCTGTTTACGTTGATGATGTTGGCTGTCTATCGTTTGGGCTGCTTTATACCTACCCCAGGGATAGATCCAGTGGCATTAAAAAAGTTTTTGTCTCAAGGGACGATCTTTGAAATTATCAATTTATTTTCAGGGGGTGCTTTCGAAAAATTTTCGGTTTTTGCACTTTCCATTATGCCCTACATCAGTGCCTCCATTATTATGCAGCTTTTGACTGTCGTGATTCCCAGTCTTGAAAAGTTGCAAAAAGAGGGCGAGCAAGGGCGTAAAAAAATTACCCAGTACACACGCTATGGCACTGTGGTCTTGGCCTTGGTTCAAGGTTTTGGCTTTAGTTATGGACTGGAACGGCAAGGGGTTTTGTTGCCGGGCGAGGGAGGCATCCTTTTCTGTTTTACAAGCATGTTCACCTTGGCAGCGGGGACGAGTTTTGTGATGTGGTTGGGAGAGCAAATTACGGAACGCGGTATAGGCAATGGAATTTCTTTGGTTATTTTTTCTGGAATTGTTGCACGAATCCCCTCTGCATTCCGAGATGCTTTAAAAACTCAAACTGGATTTACTTGTTTGCTGCTTCTTGGTTTTATTGCTGTGGTCATTGCACTCATTGCTTTTTGTGAACGCGGTCAAAGAAGGATTCCTATTAGTTTTGCCAAGCGAGTAGTAGGTAGAAAAATGTTTGGAGGACAGACCACGCATTTGCCTCTAAAAATAAATACGGCTGGAGTTATTCCGCCCATTTTTGCGTCTTCTCTTATTTTATTTCCTGCGACGATTGCGCAATTTTTTCATGTGGAGTTTTTTCAGAGGATTGCGACTTCTCTGACCAGTGGTTGGTTGCATACTTTTCTTTATGTGTTTTTGATTATCTTCTTCGCTTTTTTTTATACAGCTGTGGCCTTTAACCCCGTAGATGTGGCAGACAATGTGCGTAAAAATGGGGGTTTTATTCCCGGTGTAAGGCCCGGAAAACCTACTTCGGATTTCATTGATAGAGTGTTAACTCGCATTACTTTAGGGGGTGCAGTTTATGTAGCAGCGATTTGTGTGTTACCCGAACTATTGATGAATCATTTTGGAATACCTCGTACCTTGGCTTCTGTTTTTGGAGGGACTTCCATTCTTATCATTGTAGGGGTGGCCATGGATACCGTAGCCCAAATGGAGTCTCATCTTCTGAGTCATCATTATGATGGATTTTTAGGTCAGAAGGCAGGAAAGTTTAAAGGGAGGAGAGGTTAA